The window TTTTCTCCTTCCGTTTTATTATCTCTCTTACTTTACCTTATTGCGGATGAAATTTCCACATCGCAACTTCGGCTGGAGCTTCCCGACTAAAAAGTTCTTTTCCCGTTCCATTCTTTTTGTGTTATGTTTATGAAAAAGACTTTTCAGGAGGAACGAATCATGGATATAGGAGATGTGGTAACCGCCATTTACAAAACAGGAAAATATATCGGAAAAATTACGGACGAACGACCGGAACATTATACCGTGCAAATATTAGCGGTAGAAAAGCACCCGCTGCAAGGAGACCTTCATCATCCGAAACAAGGAAATGTAGGCTTTTTCCACGAACGCAAAGCGCTGGCTTTCAAAGAACAAGCCAATATTCCTAAAAAAATGGTGAAACCTTTTACCGGAAAAGTGCCGAATTACACGGAATCATTGGTGAAATCCTTTATCGTTTATAAACAGGAACTGGAACAAAACCCGGAAAATGAATATGCCCAAAAAAGCCTCCAATGTTTATCATCCATACAAAAAGAATACGAATTCATGTACTCGATTTCCTTCCCAAATTAATCATCCAGTACAAAAATTCGTATTTTCTCTACACATCAAACCTTCGCTTCTCCATGTTTGCCATCATGGAGACTGATGGATCTTTTCATTTGATTGATTAGGAGAGTTTTCACTCGTCGAAGGTTGATCGGCATTTGTTGTTTGGCTTTGATTGTTTTCTGATGTTTGCGTATGATCAGCAGTACCATTGTTGTTCCGGTCGTTGTTCTGATTGTTTTCCGTCGATTGATTGGTCGGCGCCACCGGTACTAATGGATTGCTTTTCCCTGAAGGATCCGGAGTCGAGATACTTGGCGGCGTTAGTTTTAACTTTTTGGCAATCGTTGAATCATAATAAACGGAAATCGTCATATTAACCGTTAAGGCATTCGCTTCATTCTCTGTGGAAACAGGTTCGTCATTTCCAGCAAATTGGATCGATTCCACTCGATTGACACGATCCATTTGCTCCAATTTTTTTAAAAACTGATAAATCTCAGGATACGTTGACGCTTGTACGACTAAATTGACTTTTTCTTGTTTTACCCCCGACGGCAATGAAGTTTTGGCCGTTTTTGATGGTTTCGTATCGTTATTTTGTGCAGTTGTACTCGTCGTTTCACCCGTATTGAAACTAGTCGCATTGGAGTTTGAGTTTGTTCCAGTCATTTGATCCGCCTGATTCGTACCATCACCGGCATCGGTTGATGAGTCAGAGTCTTCCGCAAGGGCGTATTGAATAATGGTACAGCCTGATGATGCTTCAGCCTTTTGCAAATCCAAAATAAATTGGTCGACAGAATCGTTCCAAGGAAGCGCTGCCTGCCATTGATAGACCTTTTTCAAATCGTCTGCTGATAATTGTTTTTCAGATTGAGATTGAACCTTTTCCGATGAATCATTGACATGAGCCATTTGCGAAGAAAGGGCAGCAATCTGTTTTTTGGCAGGGACGATTGCTTTCCAATAATAAAAAATGTCTAAAAAACAGAAAAGGATCACAAGAATTAACGGGATCAACATTTTCACTCGTTTGCTCATGCCTACTCATCCTTTTCTGTATCGATCTTTAATTTACTCGTTTCAAGCTGTAAAACATACTCCGCTTGATAGCGCGGCAACGTTGTTGGATCAATAGCGGTGTTGTCTGTTGCATTATCGGTTGTATAACCGTTCACGCTGCCGGTTGTATCATTTGTTTGAGGCGGAACGCCAAAACTCTTTAACGTCGCTTTCTTGATCCATGATATTTCATTGAGTCGTTTCAAATAATAAGCAATCTCGCTTTTTGTATCAAATTGAACGATCATATCCGCTTCTTGATCATCTGTCAGTGAAAATAGCAACAAATATCCTCTTTCCGGCAGCTTTTCCGTGAGTTCTTTCAATATTTTCGTCGTTTCAATGGGTTGATTTTGCGCCCATTTCACAGCCGTTTCGTATTGATGGAAGGACTCGACTTCAGGATTTTGATGGTTCGCTTTCATTTTCGCAGCTTGCAGCTTTGTGGCAAAATCCACTTTCTCTTGCAGCTCGGCTTCTTGTTTTTGCAATGAATGGCCATAGATGAGAAGAAAAACAAGCAAAAAAATAAAAAGAACGAGCAAGATAAAAAGGCCAATCAAGAGATAAGAAGGTTTTTTCTTTTTTTCAATGAAATTGATTTCTACTAACATATACTCACCTTCTGATGCTCATTCTGCAGGGTGGAGGGCTAGTCCAATACAGTCAGAAAAAGCAGGCGGAATATTGATATTTTCTTTATTTTGAAATAACGGCACAGTCAATGCATCATCGATCTCCATTTCAATTTGCTCTTGCAAAACTTCGGAAATGGTTTGTAAATAAGGATGGTCCCCCGCTACGACGATTTTATTCAATCGCTTTTCCCCTTGCATGATGGTGAATTCGTAAAAGTTTTGCAATCGGCTTATTTCCTGAACGATCGTGCGAATATATTCACCGAGCAAATCTTCAATTCCTTCCGGCATATAATATTCATAATCCATATGTGAGCGGTTGATATACGCTTCTCTATTTGCAGGCAAGTTTACATAGTGAACATAAATCGGCTGATGTTGTTCAAAAATCGATACTTGAATATACGAATAATGGATTTGCAGCAATAAAATACGGTCATCCGGACGAACCCGATTCAAATGGTAATACAGACGATACAACGATAAAAGCGATAAATCCATAACTCTCGGCTTTAATTTTAGTTTTTCCAATAAACCGACATACTGGTTCACAATCGCCTCCCGCGCTGCAATCATCAATGCTTCTCGGCCATTTTCACTCTCATCTTGCCATTCTACCGTTTCAATAATCGGATCTTCAAAAGGAAGCGGAATGGAATCATTGGCAGCCATATAAAGATATCCTTTCATTTCATCACTCGGAACATCTTCAGGAATGGCCACTTTCCGCAAAAAAGTATGCCCGTCCGGAAGGCAAAGAAAGGCAGGCAGCTTTTTGGCGCCATATTCTATGAGCTGTTCCTCGATCATACCAAGCAAGTAATCTTCATTCTCAATAAATCCGCCTGAAATGATTCCGTCCGGCAATGCTTTTTGATTGAATGAGAGAATGGTATTTTTTTTGTCACCAGTAAACGCAAATAATCATCCGTTATGATCATTTGTAATTTCTTTCGTTTGCCATATGTATAGGACTTCATTTCCTGATCTCCTTAACTCCACATGGTTCTTATGTAGAAATCTATCATATCTTGTCCATAAAAAAAGGCAAGAATGGCACCGGCAGCTATAAACGGGCCAAAAGGAACCGGTTTTCCTTTCTTAAATTTTCCTTTGAACAGGAAAATCAATCCGAATAACGATCCAAACAAGCAAGCCAGAAAAAATGACAATAGAGTCTTTTCTAATCCTAAAATCAACCCGATGACAAAGTACAGCTTAATATCTCCTCCGCCCATTGCCCCGTTTGTCACAACCGCGATGAGAAAAAGAAGTCCAAATCCAATCACGGCACCCGCCCATGAACTCCACCACGGTACGGTTGGCGAAAGGAGTCGAATGACGATAAAAAGAATCATAAACGGCAGCAAAATCTTATCAGGAATCACCATATAAGCTAAATCCGAAACGGTAATAACGACGAGCAAGGATGTAAACAAACAAGCCATCACCAGATTCATACTCCAGCCAAATTGATAAAAAGAAAAAGCAAAGAGCACACCCGTGACAGCTTCAAAAATAGGATAGATCCATGAAATTTTTCTTTTGCACGACCGGCATTTGCCTTTGAGAAAGAAAAAAGAAAACAAAGGAATATTTTCAAACCAACGCAGTTTATGATGGCAATAAGGACAATGTGAGCTTGGAAAAACGATCGATTCATGGTTTGGCACGCGAAGCCCCACAACATTAAAAAACGAACCGAACACAAGACCTATTACGGCAAAATAAACAGTCCAAAACGTATTCATTCTCGATCCTCTCATTCCTTGTGATAGCAAATACTCACTTAAGCGAAAAACGCCATGATCATTGCTAAACTATCATTACTTAAGAGAGAAGCTGTTTCTTTCCATTGTGTCACAATACAGAAAGTAAATGAAAATAAGGATACGGTCTGGATAGTAATCCAGACCTTAAAACGATCATTCCTTATTAATTGGATTAAAAATTGCCTGAGTTGATATCTTTTTCAGAGCCTTTAAATGTACCTTTACTAGTTACTAATTGAATGTAATAACCTGTATCATCCTTTTTTACATAACTACCGCTCGCATAAGTTTTTGACTTATCATATGGATCTTTTGGAATCGCATCTAAATAGCCGGCATCCACCAAATCTTGAAGAGTGGCGCCATTTGAACTTTTTATTTTCGACGATACTGTACTGTTTTCATCATCGGCAATCGCTAATTTAGCTGCATTAATAATTAACAAGGCATTGGATCGATTCGAATCGGCTCTGCTGTTATCGATAATTTTTCCGACGCTTGGTACAGCCACCGCTGCGATAATGGCAAGAATGACAACAACAGCCAATAATTCAATCAGCGTCATAC of the Bacillus smithii genome contains:
- a CDS encoding prepilin peptidase: MNTFWTVYFAVIGLVFGSFFNVVGLRVPNHESIVFPSSHCPYCHHKLRWFENIPLFSFFFLKGKCRSCKRKISWIYPIFEAVTGVLFAFSFYQFGWSMNLVMACLFTSLLVVITVSDLAYMVIPDKILLPFMILFIVIRLLSPTVPWWSSWAGAVIGFGLLFLIAVVTNGAMGGGDIKLYFVIGLILGLEKTLLSFFLACLFGSLFGLIFLFKGKFKKGKPVPFGPFIAAGAILAFFYGQDMIDFYIRTMWS
- a CDS encoding competence type IV pilus major pilin ComGC, with protein sequence MKKLQTVVKNQKGMTLIELLAVVVILAIIAAVAVPSVGKIIDNSRADSNRSNALLIINAAKLAIADDENSTVSSKIKSSNGATLQDLVDAGYLDAIPKDPYDKSKTYASGSYVKKDDTGYYIQLVTSKGTFKGSEKDINSGNF
- the pilM gene encoding type IV pilus biogenesis protein PilM → MLSFNQKALPDGIISGGFIENEDYLLGMIEEQLIEYGAKKLPAFLCLPDGHTFLRKVAIPEDVPSDEMKGYLYMAANDSIPLPFEDPIIETVEWQDESENGREALMIAAREAIVNQYVGLLEKLKLKPRVMDLSLLSLYRLYYHLNRVRPDDRILLLQIHYSYIQVSIFEQHQPIYVHYVNLPANREAYINRSHMDYEYYMPEGIEDLLGEYIRTIVQEISRLQNFYEFTIMQGEKRLNKIVVAGDHPYLQTISEVLQEQIEMEIDDALTVPLFQNKENINIPPAFSDCIGLALHPAE
- a CDS encoding kinase-associated lipoprotein B, whose protein sequence is MDIGDVVTAIYKTGKYIGKITDERPEHYTVQILAVEKHPLQGDLHHPKQGNVGFFHERKALAFKEQANIPKKMVKPFTGKVPNYTESLVKSFIVYKQELEQNPENEYAQKSLQCLSSIQKEYEFMYSISFPN